GTCAGCAACCGCTGCGTCCTCCGGATCAGGTCTAAGCAGAATGTCTGGCGAAGCACTGTTGGCGTACGTCGGTTGTTGATCCAGTGGAAGGGGTGCGCGCTGCGGGCGGGACGGTCGGATTTGCCGGTGCCATCAACCCGCTCGTGCCATAACTATGCATACCGCCCGAAATACCGTCGTGCATGCTGCCAACCATGCCCCATGCATGCCGCCGCGCGCATGGCACTTACAAGGGGCAGGTCATACGCAAGGGGGGCCTTATGGCGACACAAAAGCTCAGCCAATTCGGATCGGAAGTATGATCGTGATTTCCTGCTCAGCCCCGAAAAGAGAAATCAGGTAGTCGAGTTGTGGGAGGTCGAGAAGTACGGGAGGGACCCGCGCACGGCTTACTGTCGCCGTTGCCGCCAACCACCGGCAGCAACGGTGGACTGTGCCTTCGACGTCGTACGCGATCATTGCGCGAGCCAGGCCTGCCCACCCTTCTTCATCTGTACTTCGAGGTCGCTACCCTTCGTCGCAAAGACGCGGCGCACCGGAAAGCCGCTTTTTTCGAGCAGATAGGCAAGCGGTGCATAAGCGCTGGGATAACGGGCAACGATTGCCTTGTCGATGTCGACAATCCCGGTCGGAAATGTGAAAGATCCCATGTCGTAAATGCATTGACGCTTGACTGTTTTCCAGACGCCGCCGCGCTTTTCGACGAGATCGTAGAAGCGGCTGTGTCCCGCGCAGCCGAGACCAAGCTTCAGGTTCTCGCCAATTATCACTACGTTGGTCTCGACCACTGCCTTGCAGCCGTTGAACGCCACCACCGGCGAAGTGATGAGGTGTTTCGTCCGCAGATCCGATGCGCCCATGCGCATCGAGGCATCGACAAAGTCGCTCGCCTTACCTTCAAACCACGTGACCTCGATCTCGCCGTCCGGATGGAACAGGGCGCGTAGGTCATCCCACTGAGCGAGATCGCGATGAATCCAGCCCGTCATCAGGTCAGCGATATCCATCCTGTCTTGCAGGTTCGTTTGCATTCGAGGTTCCTCTCCAATCGGACGTGCGGGACGGGGCGCAAGAGCAGCGGATTGATTCAAGGTCGTTTCGGCGGAGCTAACCACTATTCGACTCCCTGCTATGATGCCTGTTCAGGCCCAGACGCTCCTAATAGGGACG
This portion of the Bradyrhizobium sp. AZCC 2262 genome encodes:
- a CDS encoding nuclear transport factor 2 family protein → MVSSAETTLNQSAALAPRPARPIGEEPRMQTNLQDRMDIADLMTGWIHRDLAQWDDLRALFHPDGEIEVTWFEGKASDFVDASMRMGASDLRTKHLITSPVVAFNGCKAVVETNVVIIGENLKLGLGCAGHSRFYDLVEKRGGVWKTVKRQCIYDMGSFTFPTGIVDIDKAIVARYPSAYAPLAYLLEKSGFPVRRVFATKGSDLEVQMKKGGQAWLAQ